Proteins encoded together in one Triticum dicoccoides isolate Atlit2015 ecotype Zavitan chromosome 7B, WEW_v2.0, whole genome shotgun sequence window:
- the LOC119336731 gene encoding ribonuclease E/G-like protein, chloroplastic isoform X5 produces the protein MRLWNGTPLDSVSPSISVHDDFAAADKPNAIKVSVNQHEINQPVEEPWVLGPIVSAKNSVAQVKRKKDRRKFLNTEKDSGEITENMPEQDQPVEEPWLFQSWVTTNRAGVISKRKVEAKGIMKRLKEFDKPSAASEKDMPASGEPPRVILINSSICSTQRIAVLEDGKLVELLLEPIKNNVHCDSIYLGIITKLVPHMGGAFVDIGILRPSLMSIKQNRDPFVYPQIVKDIKGGSANDSGYNDESLLTYDDDDDVDDDMADNEFADEENDDDSLTFLAQNVKENEEGLDIVSHSNIKKIDGAEFENVSGWDDEIDDHVEDEYNDDHSPGDRSEICNDIKTLSSIQHALRESNDDTNGCRWSQVRKGTKIMVQVVKEGLGTKGPTLSPFPCLRSRFWILVSRGNKVGVSKKITGIERTRLKGITKLLRPPGFTLTARTVAAGHSWEELNKDLDRLLSTWKGITEHAQSAALAAEEGVEGAIPVMLYRSKGQALSIVQDDFNEKVKRLVVDSPRTYHEVTGYLQEVAPELCNRVDLYEKRTPIFDEFKIEKEIDNILCKRVVLQNGGSLIIEQTEALVSIDVNGGHSMFGQGTSQEKAILDVNLEAAKQIARELRLRDIGGIIVVDFIDMTDDSNKRLVYEEMKKAVEKDRSTVGVSELSKLGLMEITRKRVRPSVTFMISEPCPCCHGIGRVEALDTSFSKIEREICRRLAVSGHKSDPEKPKSWPRFLLRVDHEMCTYLTSGKRTKLGILSSSLKVWILLKIARGFTRGAFELLPYSDQKDTDEQKELSPESPPPREAGRPRLSVFPIKKWMSRAKRAK, from the exons ATGAGACTTTGGAATGGCACACCTTTAGATTCAGTCAGTCCATCCATCAGTGTGCATGATGATTTTGCTGCAGCTGATAAACCAAATGCAATTAAAGTAAGTGTAAACCAACATGAGATAAATCAGCCTGTTGAGGAGCCATGGGTTCTTGGACCTATCGTCTCAGCAAAGAACTCTGTTGCACAAGTGAAACGCAAGAAAGACAGAAGGAAGTTTTTAAATACGGAAAAGGATTCAGGTGAAATAACTGAAAACATGCCTGAACAGGATCAGCCTGTGGAGGAGCCATGGTTATTTCAGTCTTGGGTGACAACAAACAGAGCTGGTGTTATATCAAAACGGAAAGTAGAAGCAAAGGGTATTATGAAAAGGTTAAAAGAATTTGACAAACCCTCAGCAGCTTCTGAGAAGGATATGCCCGCCAGTGGTGAACCGCCAAGAGTCATATTAATTAACTCCTCTATCTGCAGTACACAGAGAATTGCAGTATTGGAAGATGGGAAATTAGTTGAACTCTTGCTGgagcccataaaaaacaatgtACATTGTGACAGTATTTATTTAGGTATAATAACAAAACTTGTGCCTCATATGGGAGGTGCTTTTGTCGACATTGGAATTTTGAGACCTTCACTCATGAGCATAAAGCAAAACCGTGATCCATTTGTGTATCCTCAAATTGTCAAGGATATTAAAGGAGGTTCTGCTAATGATTCTGGTTATAACGATGAGAGCCTTCTGAcatacgatgatgatgatgatgttgatgatgatatgGCTGACAACGAGTTTGCAGATGAAGAAAATGACGATGATTCATTAACATTTCTGGCTCAGAATGTTAAGGAAAATGAAGAAGGCTTGGACATTGTGTCCCATTCTAATATAAAGAAGATTGATGGTGCTGAATTTGAAAATGTCTCTGGTtgggatgatgaaattgatgatcacGTGGAAGATGAATACAATGATGATCACTCACCAGGAGATCGGTCAGAGATCTGCAATGATATTAAGACGTTATCTTCCATTCAGCATGCTTTGAGGGAATCTAACGATGATACAAATGGATGTAGGTGGTCTCAAGTTCGCAAGGGCACAAAAATCATGGTTCAAGTTGTCAAGGAGGGATTGGGCACGAAAGGTCCAACACTGAGTCCCTTTCCATGCTTAAGAAGCCGATTTTGG ATATTGGTCTCTCGTGGCAACAAAGTTGGAGTTTCAAAAAAGATTACTGGGATAGAACGCACCCGGTTGAAGGGCATTACAAAGTTATTACGACCTCCTGGATTTACTCTGACGGCTCGTACAGTTGCCGCTGGCCATTCTTGGGAGGAGTTAAACAAGGACCTTGATCGGTTGTTATCTACCTGGAAAGGAATAACTGAACATGCTCAATCTGCTGCCCTAGCTGCCGAGGAGGGTGTGGAAGGTGCTATTCCTGTTATGTTGTATAGATCAAAGGGCCAGGCTCTATCTATTGTTCAAGATGATTTTAATGAGAAG GTCAAGAGGTTGGTTGTGGATTCTCCTCGCACCTACCATGAG GTTACGGGCTATCTCCAAGAGGTTGCACCTGAGCTCTGCAATCGAGTCGACCTCTACGAGAAAAGAACTCCCATATTCGATGAATTTAAGATTGAAAAGGAGATCGACAATATTCTCTGCAAAAG GGTTGTGCTACAGAATGGGGGTTCTTTAATTATAGAACAGACTGAAGCTCTAGTTTCCATTGATGTGAATGGTGGCCACAGCATGTTTGGTCAAGGGACGTCGCAGGAGAAGGCTATTTTAGATGTCAATCTTGAagctgcaaagcaa ATTGCTCGCGAGCTGCGCTTGAGGGATATTGGTGGCATCATTGTTGTTGATTTTATCGACATGACGGACGATT CAAACAAAAGATTAGTCTATGAAGAaatgaagaaagcagtagaaaaGGACCGCTCAACCGTTGGTGTTTCAGAATTGTCAAAGCTAGGTTTGATGGAAATAACTAGAAAAAGG GTTCGACCAAGTGTTACTTTCATGATCAGCGAGCCTTGTCCATGTTGCCATGGTATTGGTCGTGTTGAAGCTCTTGATACGTCCTTTTCTAAGATAGAACGTGAAATCTGTCGACGCCTG GCCGTCTCTGGTCATAAATCAGATCCAGAGAAACCAAAATCGTGGCCAAGATTTTTGCTTAGGGTGGACCATGAGATGTGCACGTACTTGACATCAGGCAAAAGGACTAAATTAGGGATCCTTAGTAGCTCCCTCAAAGTTTGGATTTTGTTGAAG ATTGCTCGAGGTTTTACACGGGGTGCATTTGAATTGCTACCATATTCTGATCAGAAGGACACAGATGAGCAGAAGGAATTATCACCAGAGTCACCACCTCCAAGGGAAGCAGGAAGACCGAGACTGTCTGTTTTTCCTATAAAGAAATGGATGAGCCGTGCAAAGCGAGCCAAGTGA
- the LOC119336731 gene encoding ribonuclease E/G-like protein, chloroplastic isoform X4 — protein METSVAGISSPSWGSWLMEADSVEDQIAERGKRESIVKAHSVIDMDGASSVGEHIIMRLWNGTPLDSVSPSISVHDDFAAADKPNAIKVSVNQHEINQPVEEPWVLGPIVSAKNSVAQVKRKKDRRKFLNTEKDSGEITENMPEQDQPVEEPWLFQSWVTTNRAGVISKRKVEAKGIMKRLKEFDKPSAASEKDMPASGEPPRVILINSSICSTQRIAVLEDGKLVELLLEPIKNNVHCDSIYLGIITKLVPHMGGAFVDIGILRPSLMSIKQNRDPFVYPQIVKDIKGGSANDSGYNDESLLTYDDDDDVDDDMADNEFADEENDDDSLTFLAQNVKENEEGLDIVSHSNIKKIDGAEFENVSGWDDEIDDHVEDEYNDDHSPGDRSEICNDIKTLSSIQHALRESNDDTNGCRWSQVRKGTKIMVQVVKEGLGTKGPTLSPFPCLRSRFWILVSRGNKVGVSKKITGIERTRLKGITKLLRPPGFTLTARTVAAGHSWEELNKDLDRLLSTWKGITEHAQSAALAAEEGVEGAIPVMLYRSKGQALSIVQDDFNEKVKRLVVDSPRTYHEVTGYLQEVAPELCNRVDLYEKRTPIFDEFKIEKEIDNILCKRVVLQNGGSLIIEQTEALVSIDVNGGHSMFGQGTSQEKAILDVNLEAAKQIARELRLRDIGGIIVVDFIDMTDDSNKRLVYEEMKKAVEKDRSTVGVSELSKLGLMEITRKRVRPSVTFMISEPCPCCHGIGRVEALDTSFSKIEREICRRLAVSGHKSDPEKPKSWPRFLLRVDHEMCTYLTSGKRTKLGILSSSLKVWILLKIARGFTRGAFELLPYSDQKDTDEQKELSPESPPPREAGRPRLSVFPIKKWMSRAKRAK, from the exons ATGGAAACCAGTGTGGCAGGTATTTCCTCTCCTTCCTGGGGATCGTGGCTGATGGAAGCTGATTCTGTTGAAGATCAAATTGCTGAGAGAGGGAAGCGTGAGAGCATTGTGAAAGCCCACTCTGTTATAGATATGGACGGAGCTTCATCTGTAG GTGAGCATATTATAATGAGACTTTGGAATGGCACACCTTTAGATTCAGTCAGTCCATCCATCAGTGTGCATGATGATTTTGCTGCAGCTGATAAACCAAATGCAATTAAAGTAAGTGTAAACCAACATGAGATAAATCAGCCTGTTGAGGAGCCATGGGTTCTTGGACCTATCGTCTCAGCAAAGAACTCTGTTGCACAAGTGAAACGCAAGAAAGACAGAAGGAAGTTTTTAAATACGGAAAAGGATTCAGGTGAAATAACTGAAAACATGCCTGAACAGGATCAGCCTGTGGAGGAGCCATGGTTATTTCAGTCTTGGGTGACAACAAACAGAGCTGGTGTTATATCAAAACGGAAAGTAGAAGCAAAGGGTATTATGAAAAGGTTAAAAGAATTTGACAAACCCTCAGCAGCTTCTGAGAAGGATATGCCCGCCAGTGGTGAACCGCCAAGAGTCATATTAATTAACTCCTCTATCTGCAGTACACAGAGAATTGCAGTATTGGAAGATGGGAAATTAGTTGAACTCTTGCTGgagcccataaaaaacaatgtACATTGTGACAGTATTTATTTAGGTATAATAACAAAACTTGTGCCTCATATGGGAGGTGCTTTTGTCGACATTGGAATTTTGAGACCTTCACTCATGAGCATAAAGCAAAACCGTGATCCATTTGTGTATCCTCAAATTGTCAAGGATATTAAAGGAGGTTCTGCTAATGATTCTGGTTATAACGATGAGAGCCTTCTGAcatacgatgatgatgatgatgttgatgatgatatgGCTGACAACGAGTTTGCAGATGAAGAAAATGACGATGATTCATTAACATTTCTGGCTCAGAATGTTAAGGAAAATGAAGAAGGCTTGGACATTGTGTCCCATTCTAATATAAAGAAGATTGATGGTGCTGAATTTGAAAATGTCTCTGGTtgggatgatgaaattgatgatcacGTGGAAGATGAATACAATGATGATCACTCACCAGGAGATCGGTCAGAGATCTGCAATGATATTAAGACGTTATCTTCCATTCAGCATGCTTTGAGGGAATCTAACGATGATACAAATGGATGTAGGTGGTCTCAAGTTCGCAAGGGCACAAAAATCATGGTTCAAGTTGTCAAGGAGGGATTGGGCACGAAAGGTCCAACACTGAGTCCCTTTCCATGCTTAAGAAGCCGATTTTGG ATATTGGTCTCTCGTGGCAACAAAGTTGGAGTTTCAAAAAAGATTACTGGGATAGAACGCACCCGGTTGAAGGGCATTACAAAGTTATTACGACCTCCTGGATTTACTCTGACGGCTCGTACAGTTGCCGCTGGCCATTCTTGGGAGGAGTTAAACAAGGACCTTGATCGGTTGTTATCTACCTGGAAAGGAATAACTGAACATGCTCAATCTGCTGCCCTAGCTGCCGAGGAGGGTGTGGAAGGTGCTATTCCTGTTATGTTGTATAGATCAAAGGGCCAGGCTCTATCTATTGTTCAAGATGATTTTAATGAGAAG GTCAAGAGGTTGGTTGTGGATTCTCCTCGCACCTACCATGAG GTTACGGGCTATCTCCAAGAGGTTGCACCTGAGCTCTGCAATCGAGTCGACCTCTACGAGAAAAGAACTCCCATATTCGATGAATTTAAGATTGAAAAGGAGATCGACAATATTCTCTGCAAAAG GGTTGTGCTACAGAATGGGGGTTCTTTAATTATAGAACAGACTGAAGCTCTAGTTTCCATTGATGTGAATGGTGGCCACAGCATGTTTGGTCAAGGGACGTCGCAGGAGAAGGCTATTTTAGATGTCAATCTTGAagctgcaaagcaa ATTGCTCGCGAGCTGCGCTTGAGGGATATTGGTGGCATCATTGTTGTTGATTTTATCGACATGACGGACGATT CAAACAAAAGATTAGTCTATGAAGAaatgaagaaagcagtagaaaaGGACCGCTCAACCGTTGGTGTTTCAGAATTGTCAAAGCTAGGTTTGATGGAAATAACTAGAAAAAGG GTTCGACCAAGTGTTACTTTCATGATCAGCGAGCCTTGTCCATGTTGCCATGGTATTGGTCGTGTTGAAGCTCTTGATACGTCCTTTTCTAAGATAGAACGTGAAATCTGTCGACGCCTG GCCGTCTCTGGTCATAAATCAGATCCAGAGAAACCAAAATCGTGGCCAAGATTTTTGCTTAGGGTGGACCATGAGATGTGCACGTACTTGACATCAGGCAAAAGGACTAAATTAGGGATCCTTAGTAGCTCCCTCAAAGTTTGGATTTTGTTGAAG ATTGCTCGAGGTTTTACACGGGGTGCATTTGAATTGCTACCATATTCTGATCAGAAGGACACAGATGAGCAGAAGGAATTATCACCAGAGTCACCACCTCCAAGGGAAGCAGGAAGACCGAGACTGTCTGTTTTTCCTATAAAGAAATGGATGAGCCGTGCAAAGCGAGCCAAGTGA